One Camelina sativa cultivar DH55 chromosome 3, Cs, whole genome shotgun sequence genomic window carries:
- the LOC104772473 gene encoding F-box/FBD/LRR-repeat protein At1g13570-like: MGEFPDFISDLPQSIIENILTRLSIREAIRTSVLSSRWRYKWSTLTDLVFDEKCVSPSTDRCVVETNLVRFVTGVLLLHQGPIHKFQLSTSFLQCRPDIDQWLLFLSRNGIKELVLELGEGEFRAPSCLFNCLKLTRLELCHCEFDPPRCFKGFSSLKSLNLHQILVAPEVIESLISGCPLLEFLSLSYFDSLVLSISAPNLMYLYLDGEFKDIFLENTPKLVAISVSMYMHEDVTDFEQSSDYNLVKFLGGVPLLEKLVGYIYFTKYLSIGDDPGRLPITYIHLKTIELYQVSFEDANEVLVLLRLVTHSPNLKELKVSASPIQLFPLEEEGFDLFERDYFDYQLPRLETVKMTDVSGIRNELEFIRFLLGTSPVLETVIVSSSLTDKDAKMDMVVELLRYPRVSPQAQFLFLQD, translated from the exons ATGGGTGAATTCCCAGATTTCATAAGCGATCTACCTCAAAGCATAATTGAGAATATCCTGACTCGTCTTTCGATTAGAGAGGCGATAAGAACAAGTGTGTTATCTAGCAGATGGAGATATAAATGGTCTACACTCACTGATCTCGTCTTTGATGAGAAATGTGTCTCTCCTTCTACTGACCGTTGCGTTGTTGAGACCAATCTTGTCAGATTTGTGACCGGAGTGCTTCTCCTTCACCAAGGACCTATCCATAAGTTTCAGCTCTCTACTTCTTTCTTGCAATGCCGTCCTGATATTGATCAGTGGTTGCTTTTTCTTTCGAGGAATGGAATTAAGGAGCTTGTTCTTGAGTTAGGTGAAGGAGAGTTCAGGGCTCCTTCTTGTCTCTTCAACTGTTTGAAACTGACACGTTTGGAGTTATGTCATTGCGAGTTTGATCCTCCTCGGTGTTTCAAAGGGTTTTCGTCTCTCAAGAGTTTAAACCTTCACCAGATCCTTGTTGCTCCTGAGGTGATTGAGAGTCTGATCTCTGGATGTCCGCTTCTAGAGTTCTTGTCTTTGTCTTACTTTGACAGTTTGGTTTTGAGTATATCTGCTCCGAATCTCATGTACTTGTATCTAGACGGCGAGTTCAAAGACATTTTCCTTGAGAATACTCCCAAGCTAGTTGCAATATCGGTTTCAATGTACATGCATGAGGATGTTACTGATTTTGAGCAGAGTTCTGATTATAATCTTGTTAAGTTCCTTGGAGGTGTGCCCCTTCTTGAGAAGCTCGTTGGTTATATCTACTTTACAAAG TATTTGAGCATAGGAGATGACCCGGGAAGGCTTCCAATTACTTACATTCATCTTAAGACTATAGAACTATACCAAGTAAGTTTTGAAGATGCTAATGAAGTACTAGTTCTTCTTCGTTTGGTCACTCACTCTCCCAACCTTAAAGAGCTCAAAGTCTCG GCTTCACCAATCCAACTTTTtcctcttgaagaagaaggttttgaCCTTTTCGAAAGAGATTACTTCGACTACCAACTCCCGAGACTCGAAACCGTGAAGATGACAGACGTCTCTGGGATAAGAAATGAGTTGGAATTTATCAGATTCTTGCTGGGAACTTCTCCAGTTTTGGAGACAGTCATTGTATCATCGAGTTTAACAGATAAAGATGCGAAAATGGATATGGTTGTCGAATTGCTCAGGTATCCGCGTGTTTCTCCTCAAGCTCAGTTCCTCTTCCTTCAAGATTGA
- the LOC104772483 gene encoding LAG1 longevity assurance homolog 3-like, producing the protein MGLLESVRSISINWELESSPVYQDFRVLPLFAVFFPSIRFLLDRFVFEKLAKYLIYGKHRQDMGDDTTERKKKIRKFKESAWKCVYYLSAEILALSVTYNEPWFMNTKYFWVGPGDQTWPDQQTKLKLKLLYMFVAGFYTYSIFAMVFWETRRSDFGVSMGHHIATLILIVLSYIASFSRVGSVVLALHDASDVFLEVGKMSKYSGAERVASISFILFVLSWIILRLIYYPFWILWSTSYEVVLELDKDKHPIEGPIYYYMFNTLLYCLLVLHIYWWVLMYRMLVKQIQDRGKLSEDVRSDSEGEEEHED; encoded by the exons ATGGGTTTGCTCGAATCGGTGAGATCAATATCAATCAATTGGGAACTCGAATCATCTCCGGTTTACCAAGATTTTCgtgttcttcctctttttgCTGTCTTCTTCCCTTCGATTCGTTTTCTCCTCGATAGATTCGTCTTCGAG AAATTGGCAAAATATTTGATCTATGGAAAACATAGGCAGGATATGGGAGATGACACAaccgagaggaagaagaagatcagaaaatttaaagaatcGGCCTGGAAGTGTGTTTACTATCTATCAGCTGAGATTCTTGCTCTTTCTGTGACTTACAATGAGCCTTGGTTTATGAACACTAAATACTTTTGGGTTGGCCCTGGAGATCAGACTTGGCCTGATCAACAAACCAA GTTAAAGTTGAAGCTTTTGTATATGTTTGTGGCTGGGTTCTATACATACTCCATCTTTGCTATGGTTTTCTGGGAAACGAGGCGTTCTGATTTTGGAGTTTCAATGGGTCATCATATCGCCACCCTTATTCTTATCGTCCTCTCATACATAGCTAG CTTCTCCCGTGTTGGCTCTGTTGTTCTGGCACTTCACGACGCCAGTGATGTGTTTCTTGAAGTGGGGAAAATGTCTAAATATAGTGGAGCTGAAAGAGTTGCGAGCATTTCATTCATTCTTTTCGTTTTGTCTTGGATCATTCTCCGACTCATTTACTATCCCTTTTGGATCCTATGGAGCACCag CTATGAAGTAGTTTTGGAGCTGGATAAGGATAAGCACCCAATTGAAGGACCAATTTACTACTACATGTTCAACACTCTCCTCTATTGCTTGCTTGTGCTCCACATTTACTGGTGGGTTTTGATGTATCGGATGCTTGTGAAACAAATACAAGATAGAGGCAAGCTTAGCGAAGATGTCAGATCTG attctgaaggtgaagaagaacacGAAGACTGA
- the LOC104772504 gene encoding basic leucine zipper 43-like, with product MNTIPAELSGYFHYLTPDKYNSQTSIMESEYFNMPSSPTSSSSFYHLNGLINNNNYSSSSNGQDLMTSNNSTSDEDHQQSMIIDERKQRRMISNRESARRSRMRKQRHLDELWSQVIRLRSDNHCLIDKLNRVSESHELALKENAKLKEETSDLRQLISDIKSNNEDDNSFLRELEDSVSNSRSDSNQRCRDFELC from the coding sequence ATGAATACAATCCCAGCGGAACTCAGCGGATACTTCCATTATCTAACACCGGATAAATATAATAGCCAAACATCAATCATGGAGTCTGAGTACTTCAACATGCCCTCTTCtcctacttcttcttcctccttctacCACCTTAACGGtctgatcaacaacaacaactactctTCGTCATCCAACGGTCAAGATCTAATGACGAGCAACAACTCAACATCGGACGAAGATCACCAACAAAGCATGATCATAGATGAgaggaaacaaagaagaatgatCTCTAACAGAGAATCTGCTCGTAGGTCAAGGATGAGAAAGCAGAGACATCTCGATGAGCTTTGGTCTCAAGTGATAAGACTTCGTTCTGATAACCACTGTCTTATCGATAAGCTGAACCGCGTATCTGAAAGCCATGAGCTTGCCTTAAAAGAGAACGCTAAGCTTAAAGAAGAAACTTCTGATCTCAGACAGCTTATCTCTGATATTAAGTCAAACAACGAAGACGACAACAGTTTTCTAAGAGAGCTCGAAGATTCAGTATCGAACTCTAGATCGGATTCGAACCAAAGGTGCAGAGATTTTGAGTTGTGTTAA
- the LOC104772522 gene encoding zinc transporter 7-like, with product MASTHQIYKLMIIAILFLSFTLTSLAENAELASVPQCKSGPHASFCNNSKESTKLKIIAIFSILVASIIGVSLPLFTQGVPALGPDRDLFVIVKALASGVILATGYMHVLPDSFYDLNSPCLPRNPWKKFPFTTFIAMLSALMTLMVDSYAMSWHKKRMLKSQANVVETLENGSKELEKENGVIAADREDAKSQLIRHQVIAQVLELGIVVHSVVIGLAMGASDNKCTIRSLIAALCFHQLFEGMGLGGCILQAQYGKKTSWTMGFFFSVTTPLGIVLGMLLQTVYSPTSPTALIVVGVLNACSAGLLNYMALVDLLGADFLGPKLQGNMKLQTMAYVAVFLGAGGMSLMAKWA from the exons atggcTTCTACTCATCAAATTTACAAGCTAATGATCATTGCaatactctttctctccttcacATTAACCTCTCTAGCTGAAAATGCCGAGCTCGCAAGCGTTCCACAATGCAAATCCGGACCACACGCATCGTTTTGTAACAACAGCAAAGAATCGACGAAACTCAAAATCATAGCTATTTTTTCTATCTTAGTGGCAAGTATAATTGGTGTTTCTTTACCCTTGTTCACCCAAGGGGTTCCGGCGTTAGGACCAGACCGAGATCTTTTTGTGATCGTCAAGGCATTGGCCTCTGGAGTGATCTTGGCGACGGGTTATATGCATGTATTACCTGACTCTTTTTATGATCTCAATTCCCCTTGCTTACCAAGAAATCCGTGGAAGAAGTTTCCATTCACGACCTTTATCGCTATGCTCTCGGCTTTGATGACGTTGATGGTGGATTCTTATGCTATGAGTTGGCATAAGAAGAGAATGCTTAAATCACAAGCGAATGTCGTTGAAACCCTAGAGAACGGATCAAAGGAATTGGAGAAAGAAAACGGGGTTATAGCTGCCGATCGCGAGGACGCAAAATCTCAGCTTATTAGGCATCAAGTCATTGCTCAA GTTTTGGAGCTAGGAATTGTAGTGCACTCCGTTGTAATCGGCCTTGCAATGGGAGCTTCCGATAACAAATGTACCATACGTTCTCTCATCGCCGCTCTTTGTTTTCATCAGTTATTTGAAGGAATGGGGCTTGGCGGTTGCATTCTTCAG gcgCAATATGGAAAGAAAACAAGCTGGACAATGGGGTTTTTTTTCTCGGTGACGACACCATTAGGGATCGTTCTCGGAATGTTGTTACAAACTGTATACAGCCCCACGAGTCCAACGGCATTGATAGTAGTTGGTGTCTTAAACGCATGTTCCGCCGGTTTATTGAACTACATGGCACTTGTTGATCTATTGGGTGCTGATTTTTTGGGACCAAAGTTGCAAGGAAATATGAAGCTTCAGACAATGGCTTATGTTGCTGTTTTTCTAGGTGCCGGAGGAATGTCTTTAATGGCCAAATGGGCTtag